A genomic window from Parasteatoda tepidariorum isolate YZ-2023 chromosome 10, CAS_Ptep_4.0, whole genome shotgun sequence includes:
- the LOC107442632 gene encoding uncharacterized protein isoform X1, which produces MLVHFTKCVPTVENTMARIKHTSRKKTTKRLPLAVMPHKSSKNSDVKIEKGSNSKEVKETSTEVARPSSSLSSPCHMQYYFTTTDPLNSKVKVAGIRFIEEQTDKMQGLPENAGKWLLFSNTEHCDLGGPSHHNYAWNVAKALVKDFKNTGIISAKFSHFEDSEDSEHGALGTVCCYTSNYKDKLAVKRAADAIFKAYPYPLSMYYKTEKNVLGNVCDRYKKKVVAIYKYTIENKFYERCASDSYNWQLVEFENEVAPGVKENVPQVSYREVMPCIITTHQWLYISSLEQNCERFVVSSTNYVENLPDTAGKWLLFNSFSDVCPLAGVSHHDFAWKSLKHLVINYKNSKVIAVKCSTNRIDATNPNKGVTCCYTPHFYDKLTIEIAAKAIRDAFHYPDIMYYKTEEDSESGICSQHGNTHISIFRHTPDGKLYEREGDQLSWKLLD; this is translated from the exons ATGCTTGTACACTTTACTAAg TGTGTGCCTACTGTTGAAAACACTATGGCTAGGATAAAACATACTTCAagaaagaagacaacaaaacgACTTCCATTAGCAGTAATGCCTCATAAGAGCTCAAAAAACTCAgatgttaaaattgaaaagggAAGCAATTCGAAagag gtaAAAGAAACATCGACTGAGGTTGCTCGTCCAAGTTCTTCATTGAGTTCTCCGTGCCATATGCagtattattttacaacaaCTGACCCACTGAATAGTAAAGTGAAGGTAGCTGGAATTAGATTCATTGAAGAGCAGACTGATAAAATGCAAGGCTTACCAGAAAATGCAGGGAAGTGGCTTCTGTTTTCCAACACTGAACATTGTGATTTAGGTGGTCCATCACATCATAACTATGCTTGGAATGTTGCCAAAGCTTTagtaaaagatttcaaaaatacaggTATCATTAGTGCTAAGTTCTCACATTTTGAGGATAGTGAAGATTCTGAACATGGTGCACTAGGGACCGTTTGCTGTTACACATCAAATTACAAAGATAAACTTGCTGTGAAACGTGCTGcagatgcaatttttaaagcttatccTTATCCTTTAAGTATGTATtataaaactgagaaaaatgtCCTAGGTAATGTGTGTGATAGgtacaaaaaaaaggttgttgccatttataaatatacaattgaaaataaattttatgaaaggtGTGCCTCAGACAGCTATAACTGGCAACttgttgaatttgaaaatgaagttgCACCGGGAGTCAAAGAAAATGTTCCTCAAGTTTCATATAGGGAGGTCATGCCATGTATAATCACAACACATCAGTGGCTTTATATTTCTTCATTAGAACAAAACTGTGAAAGATTTGTTGTGAGTTCTACAAACTATGTTGAAAATTTACCAGACACTGCCGGAAAATGGCTTTTGTTTAATAGTTTCAGTGATGTGTGTCCTCTTGCTGGCGTGTCACATCATGATTTTGCATGGAAATCTCTAAAACATTTagtcattaattataaaaatagtaaagttATTGCAGTCAAATGTTCGACCAATAGAATTGATGCGACTAATCCTAATAAAGGTGTTACATGTTGTTATACTCCACATTTTTATGATAAGTTAACCATTGAGATAGCTGCTAAAGCTATACGTGATGCCTTCCATTATCCTgatattatgtattataaaacaGAGGAAGATTCGGAATCAGGAATATGCAGTCAGCATGGGAATACACACATATCTATTTTCAGGCACACACCAGATGGTAAATTATATGAGAGAGAAGGAGATCAATTGAGTTGGAAACTTCTAGATTGA
- the LOC107442632 gene encoding uncharacterized protein isoform X2, translating into MARIKHTSRKKTTKRLPLAVMPHKSSKNSDVKIEKGSNSKEVKETSTEVARPSSSLSSPCHMQYYFTTTDPLNSKVKVAGIRFIEEQTDKMQGLPENAGKWLLFSNTEHCDLGGPSHHNYAWNVAKALVKDFKNTGIISAKFSHFEDSEDSEHGALGTVCCYTSNYKDKLAVKRAADAIFKAYPYPLSMYYKTEKNVLGNVCDRYKKKVVAIYKYTIENKFYERCASDSYNWQLVEFENEVAPGVKENVPQVSYREVMPCIITTHQWLYISSLEQNCERFVVSSTNYVENLPDTAGKWLLFNSFSDVCPLAGVSHHDFAWKSLKHLVINYKNSKVIAVKCSTNRIDATNPNKGVTCCYTPHFYDKLTIEIAAKAIRDAFHYPDIMYYKTEEDSESGICSQHGNTHISIFRHTPDGKLYEREGDQLSWKLLD; encoded by the exons ATGGCTAGGATAAAACATACTTCAagaaagaagacaacaaaacgACTTCCATTAGCAGTAATGCCTCATAAGAGCTCAAAAAACTCAgatgttaaaattgaaaagggAAGCAATTCGAAagag gtaAAAGAAACATCGACTGAGGTTGCTCGTCCAAGTTCTTCATTGAGTTCTCCGTGCCATATGCagtattattttacaacaaCTGACCCACTGAATAGTAAAGTGAAGGTAGCTGGAATTAGATTCATTGAAGAGCAGACTGATAAAATGCAAGGCTTACCAGAAAATGCAGGGAAGTGGCTTCTGTTTTCCAACACTGAACATTGTGATTTAGGTGGTCCATCACATCATAACTATGCTTGGAATGTTGCCAAAGCTTTagtaaaagatttcaaaaatacaggTATCATTAGTGCTAAGTTCTCACATTTTGAGGATAGTGAAGATTCTGAACATGGTGCACTAGGGACCGTTTGCTGTTACACATCAAATTACAAAGATAAACTTGCTGTGAAACGTGCTGcagatgcaatttttaaagcttatccTTATCCTTTAAGTATGTATtataaaactgagaaaaatgtCCTAGGTAATGTGTGTGATAGgtacaaaaaaaaggttgttgccatttataaatatacaattgaaaataaattttatgaaaggtGTGCCTCAGACAGCTATAACTGGCAACttgttgaatttgaaaatgaagttgCACCGGGAGTCAAAGAAAATGTTCCTCAAGTTTCATATAGGGAGGTCATGCCATGTATAATCACAACACATCAGTGGCTTTATATTTCTTCATTAGAACAAAACTGTGAAAGATTTGTTGTGAGTTCTACAAACTATGTTGAAAATTTACCAGACACTGCCGGAAAATGGCTTTTGTTTAATAGTTTCAGTGATGTGTGTCCTCTTGCTGGCGTGTCACATCATGATTTTGCATGGAAATCTCTAAAACATTTagtcattaattataaaaatagtaaagttATTGCAGTCAAATGTTCGACCAATAGAATTGATGCGACTAATCCTAATAAAGGTGTTACATGTTGTTATACTCCACATTTTTATGATAAGTTAACCATTGAGATAGCTGCTAAAGCTATACGTGATGCCTTCCATTATCCTgatattatgtattataaaacaGAGGAAGATTCGGAATCAGGAATATGCAGTCAGCATGGGAATACACACATATCTATTTTCAGGCACACACCAGATGGTAAATTATATGAGAGAGAAGGAGATCAATTGAGTTGGAAACTTCTAGATTGA